The Drosophila teissieri strain GT53w chromosome X, Prin_Dtei_1.1, whole genome shotgun sequence genome has a segment encoding these proteins:
- the LOC122623587 gene encoding antigen 5 like allergen Cul n 1, with the protein MKLALLAILVVTVGLAQATDYCSWDICNGGSHIACGHSNWWDSSCPGDAQLIDINDDYKWVFVHSHNDKRNYIAGGYDPNHNAACRMATMEWDDELAYLASLNVRQCNMVHDSCHNTDAFKYSGQNLAWQAYSGDLPDMGYILDNSVQMWFDEVHNSNSGIIAGGYPSGYSGPAIGHFTVMMSERNTRVGCAAARYNRDGWNQVLVACNYATTNMIGRQIYSSCDWGAQGCGSGSNGEFGNLCSSSEWYDVNSW; encoded by the exons ATGAAACTCGCTCTGCTCGCCATCCTGGTAGTGACCGTGGGCCTGGCCCAGGCCACCGACTACTGTTCGTGGGACATCTGCAACGGTGGCTCCCACATCGCCTGCGGGCACAGCAACTGGTGGGACAGCAGCTGTCCCGGCGACGCGCAGCTGATCGACATCAACGATGACTACAAGTGGGTCTTTGTGCACTCGCACAACGACAAGCGGAACTACATTGCCGGTGGCTATGATCCCAATCACAATGCCGCCTGTCGCATGGCCACCATGGAGTGGGATGATGAGCTCGCCTATCTGGCTTCCCTGAATGTGCGGCAGTGCAACATGGTGCACGATAGCTGCCACAACACCGACGCCTTCAAGTACTCCGGCCAGAATCTCGCCTGGCAGGCCTACTCCGGCGACCTGCCCGACATGGGCTACATCCTGGACAACAGCGTGCAGATGTGGTTCGATGAGGTGCACAACTCCAACTCCGGCATCATTGCCGGCGGCTACCCATCCGGATACAGCGGACC TGCCATTGGCCACTTCACCGTGATGATGTCGGAGAGGAACACTCGTGTGGGCTGCGCTGCTGCCCGGTACAACCGCGATGGATGGAACCAGGTGCTGGTGGCCTGCAACTATGCCACCACCAACATGATCGGTCGCCAGATCTACTCCAGCTGCGACTGGGGAGCACAGGGATGCGGATCGGGCTCCAACGGCGAGTTTGGCAACCTCTGCTCCTCATCCGAGTGGTACGATGTGAACAGCTGGTAA
- the LOC122623585 gene encoding E3 ubiquitin-protein ligase makorin-1-like produces MSYRRSHTVCRFYLLGTCRFGDFCRFSHDVTPNTSSFGSESPQRSEISDDIAEAKAEEKEEQVVASTSSYSRQKIWANAPVFVPRCKSIPAEMQSTGDLQDICPYGGTCIWGKKCSYPLHMEICKMCDLYCLHPRDLNQRREHNRECLEQHEQAMELSFAIARSKDKTCGICFDTIVEKKGRERRFGILSKCKHTFCLKCIRTWRQAEQFESTVTRGCPECRVCSDFVCPSAYWVDTKEEKDKLLNEYRTAMGAKDCKYFKMGLGKCPFGNKCFYRHSRRCGINQTKSKAIVSD; encoded by the coding sequence ATGTCGTATCGCCGTAGTCACACAGTCTGTCGCTTCTATTTGCTGGGCACATGTCGTTTCGGTGATTTTTGCCGATTTTCGCACGATGTGACACCAAATACGTCCAGTTTCGGCAGTGAGAGTCCACAGAGATCGGAAATCTCGGATGATATCGCGGAGGCGAAGgcggaggagaaggaggagcaggtggtggccagcaccagcagctaCAGTCGGCAAAAGATCTGGGCAAATGCACCGGTGTTCGTGCCCAGATGCAAGAGTATTCCTGCCGAGATGCAATCCACTGGCGACCTCCAGGATATCTGTCCATACGGCGGCACCTGTATCTGGGGCAAGAAGTGCTCGTATCCGCTGCACATGGAGATCTGTAAGATGTGCGACCTGTACTGTCTGCACCCGCGGGATCTGAATCAGCGCCGTGAGCACAATCGCGAGTGTCTGGAGCAGCACGAGCAGGCGATGGAGCTATCCTTTGCCATAGCCAGGTCCAAGGACAAGACGTGCGGCATTTGCTTCGATACCATCGTGGAGAAGAAGGGACGCGAACGTCGCTTTGGCATCCTGTCCAAGTGCAAGCACACATTCTGTCTGAAGTGCATTCGCACGTGGCGCCAGGCGGAGCAATTTGAGTCGACGGTGACGCGAGGTTGCCCCGAATGTCGCGTCTGCTCGGATTTCGTGTGCCCCAGCGCCTACTGGGTGGACaccaaggaggagaaggataAGCTGCTCAACGAGTATCGCACGGCGATGGGCGCCAAGGATTGCAAGTACTTCAAGATGGGCTTGGGCAAGTGTCCCTTTGGCAACAAGTGCTTCTACCGACACTCTCGTCGCTGTGGTataaaccaaaccaaatcgAAGGCCATCGTATCAGACTGA
- the LOC122624128 gene encoding antigen 5 like allergen Cul n 1: MRNLVIIFSLSVALGIASATDYCKKSCGSTKNLGCDNKGAWSSSCPSDATLLTLTSAQKDALVARSNGYRNEIAGGLNANLSAACRMATLKWNDELAYLASLNVRSCKMEHDGCHNTDAFDWSGQNLAWMGYYDPLNVTHYLEWGVDMWFSEVKYTKQAYIDAYPSNYNGPAIGHFTVLVADRNTDVGCAVATYSVPGQSYKAFLLACNYAATNVLGIKMYSSCSKPASKCTTGTNPTYKYLCSASEKYDVNNLFS, encoded by the exons ATGCGCAACTTGGTGATCATATTTAGCCTATCTGTGGCACTTGGCATCGCCTCCGCCACCGACTACTGCAAAAAGAGCTGCGGCAGCACCAAGAATCTGGGATGCGACAACAAGGGG GCCTGGTCCTCAAGCTGTCCCAGTGACGCCACCCTGTTGACCCTGACCAGCGCGCAGAAGGACGCACTGGTGGCCAGGTCGAACGGGTACCGCAACGAGATCGCCGGCGGACTGAATGCCAATCTGAGTGCCGCCTGTCGGATGGCCACGCTCAAGTGGAACGATGAGCTGGCTTACTTGGCCAGCTTGAACGTGCGCAGTTGCAAGATGGAGCACGATGGATGCCACAATACGGACGCGTTCGACTGGTCGGGCCAGAATCTGGCCTGGATGGGCTACTACGATCCACTGAATGTCACCCACTATCTGGAGTGGGGCGTCGATATGTGGTTCAGTGAGGTGAAGTACACCAAACAGGCCTACATCGATGCCTATCCGTCGAACTACAACGGTCCGGCCATTGGTCACTTCACGGTGCTCGTTGCCGATCGGAATACGGACGTGGGCTGTGCCGTGGCCACGTACTCGGTGCCCGGGCAATCGTACAAGGCCTTCCTGCTGGCCTGCAACTATGCGGCCACCAATGTGCTGGGCATCAAGATGTACAGCTCGTGCTCCAAGCCGGCCAGCAAATGTACCACCGGTACCAATCCCACCTACAAGTACCTGTGCAGTGCCAGCGAGAAGTACGACGTTAACAACCTTTTCTCTTGA
- the LOC122624078 gene encoding solute carrier family 46 member 3, producing MSPKDGSLGDPKFAKYTVNHEPPPPATTTLTTNTTTTATGVEKKMAKEKDNGTTTPPAKRTWREKIRLVANNVTVEPILAAYIMPSVLSNLATQNLNLEKACRVNMAYGDEVCDALTRRQTANYTLEEETVQQMVARMAAWKTVIQSLFPCLLILFWGSWSDRHRRRKPCILIPVVGEFLGVVGLMLCVYFEQAPMEAAALTEAIFPSLSGGWFTMLMGVFSYIADITTEEDRTLRIGILNVCFSVGVPIGMAFSGVLLKQIGFYGVFSISAAFYVIAFVYGFFFLEEPQSRPEKSPEQKSLLADFFDKEHVVQTFRVAFKKGENQRRKRVILLMIVVMVIIGPLHGEMAVTYLFTRFRFNWSEVEFSFFSTYAMFTGLIGVIFCVGILSHKLNIDDALVGVLSSTSKILSSFVYAFATLPWHMYLGGLVEIFNGTAFIAMRSIATKLVSKDELGKVNSLFGVAEALMPMVFAPMYTTLYAATLRVLPGAFFLLGGGLTLFSVFIFLWMYRFQVRQRRKLASSDAERASVKDANGNINAIEALVLASEAKGQMNGIIANVIHESLEHADHAATPTTNNTQSTAERGIENHGFVQEEKVKDRDC from the exons ATGTCACCCAAGGACGGCAGCCTGGGCGATCCCAAGTTCGCCAAGTACACGGTGAACCATGAGCCACCTCCTCCGGCGACGACGACACtgaccaccaacaccaccaccaccgccactgGTGTGGAGAAGAAGATGGCCAAGGAGAAGGACAATGGCACAACGACCCCGCCGGCGAAACGAACGTGGCGCGAGAAGATCCGCCTGGTGGCCAACAATGTCACCGTGGAACCGATCCTGGCCGCCTACATCATGCCCAGCGTGCTCTCCAACCTGGCCACCCAGAATCTCAACCTGGAGAAGGCCTGTCGGGTGAACATGGCCTACGGCGATGAGGTGTGCGATGCCCTCACCCGCCGCCAAACAGCCAACTACACACT GGAGGAGGAGACAGTGCAGCAGATGGTGGCGCGCATGGCCGCCTGGAAGACGGTGATCCAGTCCCTGTTCCCCTGCCTGCTGATCCTCTTCTGGGGCTCCTGGAGCGATCGCCATCGCCGGCGGAAGCCCTGCATCCTCATCCCGGTGGTGGGCGAGTTCCTGGGCGTCGTCGGCCTGATGCTGTGCGTCTACTTCGAGCAGGCGCCCATGGAGGCGGCCGCCCTCACGGAGGCCATCTTCCCCTCCCTCAGCGGCGGCTGGTTCACCATGTTGATGGGCGTCTTTAGCTATATAGCGGACATAACCACGGAGGAGGATCGCACGCTGAGGATTGGCATCCTCAATGTTTGCTTCTCCGTGGGTGTGCCCATTGGCATGGCCTTCAGTGGAGTGCTGCTCAA GCAAATTGGATTCTACGGCGTATTCTCGATCTCGGCCGCCTTCTACGTGATAGCCTTCGTCTACGGCTTCTTCTTCCTGGAGGAGCCGCAATCCCGGCCGGAGAAAAGTCCGGAGCAGAAGAGCCTGCTGGCCGACTTCTTTGACAAGGAGCACGTGGTGCAGACCTTCCGGGTGGCCTTCAAGAAGGGCGAGAACCAGCGCCGCAAACGCGTCATCCTGCTGATGATCGTGGTGATGGTCATCATTGGTCCGCTTCACGGCGAGATGGCAGTCACGTATCTGTTCACCCGATTCCGCTTCAATTGGTCGGAGGTGGAGTTCAGTTTCTTCTCGACCTATGCCATGTTCACTGGTCTCATCGGTGTGATTTTCTGCGTGGGCATACTCTCGCACAAGCTGAACATCGATGATGCACTGGTCGGCGTACTGTCCAGCACCTCGAAGATCCTGTCGTCCTTTGTCTACGCCTTTGCCACCCTGCCGTGGCATATGTACCTGGGCGGACTGGTGGAGATTTTCAATGGCACGGCCTTCATAGCCATGCGATCGATAGCCACCAAATTGGTGTCCAAGGACGAGCTGGGCAAGGTGAACTCGTTGTTCGGCGTGGCCGAGGCCCTAATGCCCATGGTATTCGCTCCCATGTACACCACCCTGTATGCAGCCACGTTGCGAGTCCTGCCAGGCGCCTTCTTCCTGCTCGGCGGCGGTCTTACCCTCTTCTCCGTCTTCATATTCCT CTGGATGTACCGCTTCCAGGTTCGCCAGCGCCGGAAACTGGCCTCCTCGGATGCGGAACGTGCCTCCGTGAAGGATGCCAATGGCAATATCAATGCTATCGAAGCCCTGGTGCTGGCCAGCGAGGCCAAGGGTCAGATGAACGGCATCATCGCCAATGTGATACACGAGTCCTTGGAGCACGCCGATCATGCAGCGACACCAAccacaaacaacacacaatCCACAGCCGAGCGCGGCATCGAGAACCATGGATTCGTCCAGGAGGAGAAGGTCAAGGATCGGGATTGTTGA